In Aerococcus loyolae, a genomic segment contains:
- a CDS encoding DEAD/DEAH box helicase: MRWSIPTKMIEEGRQLVNQDRVLKVIPNENEAIWRAEVLDDEKYIVILDGTGKEEDICRCITWQQKSYCPHTVAVELFLRDHEVVRAMAYSKRPLFHYPENVMDQHPSIDKLLTSYRERMDYQLSDKDQVKTYRLKVQFEIYDMTGLQYQLSSERLFYLRLKVGYDQLYYVQDFTDFYRQLLNAGSYRLSNRHDKAVWLMKEAFNADTYDLLYQLALIKENNNHRLEAGLNISTSHQSPQRDFLSQKQLSMLIDFYQEHSESNQDGDNIQFYLDDELVELNFYQDKRPVLLELQHKDENYLVIMNPRMRLYKFYQMIFDGYNLYKIEADQSYFDDLELLQGTFADHSYQWQLSEDEVEEFISCFGYQILAHGLINNIVLLSFASGMGPLKVEIALDVSDRLLKADLIYHYGQYQLSDTPGENRLPEKGIILRDIKGEIQSEQQLIRLAFEKSDNQFINQFDNFNQTMEALNDCQKFFPDEWTVTYSQQLEEWQNNDKQLKVETGKNEENRFLTINFTLDDVDDDEVNEILKAIEQNDQYLQLDSGKIIDLKKIITPQQNKMLKQLRSGNTHWENGGQVPAYQSLKYADALGQAVDFEQFYQDIIHPARSDYQSNPGLKTELAPYQKYAVQWLSQLAKYNLGGLLADEMGLGKTVQTVAFLLDYFDKLPQANVLILAPASVIYNWKYEIQRFAPEVKVVVLDGSAEEREKLRQENPKAIWICSYHSYRNDQEAYHQEYFDILILDEAQALKNERTVLYQSVVNQDSGMRIGLSGTPLENNLNEFWALMQMILPGLLPQKKEFQAMSIESIRKLVSPFVLRRTKQEVQLELPDKSVHNRYASLESNQKAVYLAYLEDIRDRLKDNDVNGSHKHMEMLAAITRLRQICCHPALVNSDYQGTSGKFEYFKRMLERALSNNRRILVFSQFTSMLAIMQDYLDQEKIKYFIIEGKTNKEKRQDQVNRFNQGEGSVFLISLRAGGVGINLTGADTVFLYDLWWNPSVEEQAIGRAHRIGQTKDVEVYRFITEGTIEERIAELQEEKRHLFDELFQDEEMGESSHLTMDDLRFILDMPAS; the protein is encoded by the coding sequence ATGCGTTGGAGTATACCAACAAAAATGATTGAGGAAGGTAGGCAGCTAGTTAACCAGGACCGTGTGCTAAAAGTGATTCCTAATGAAAATGAGGCTATTTGGCGCGCAGAAGTTCTTGATGATGAAAAATACATCGTTATTTTAGATGGAACTGGTAAAGAAGAAGATATTTGTCGTTGTATCACCTGGCAACAAAAATCTTACTGCCCACACACCGTTGCAGTGGAATTGTTTTTACGTGACCATGAGGTGGTGCGTGCCATGGCATATTCCAAGCGACCTCTATTTCATTATCCAGAAAATGTGATGGACCAGCATCCATCAATCGATAAATTACTCACTTCCTACCGTGAAAGAATGGATTACCAGCTCAGTGACAAGGATCAAGTCAAGACCTATCGTTTAAAGGTTCAATTTGAAATTTACGATATGACTGGACTCCAATATCAATTATCGAGTGAAAGACTCTTTTATTTAAGGCTAAAAGTCGGCTATGATCAACTTTACTATGTTCAAGATTTTACGGATTTTTATCGACAACTTTTAAATGCGGGCTCATATCGGCTCTCCAACCGCCACGATAAGGCAGTCTGGCTCATGAAAGAAGCCTTTAATGCTGATACTTATGACTTGCTTTATCAATTAGCCTTGATTAAGGAAAATAACAATCACCGCCTAGAAGCAGGATTAAATATTTCTACATCTCACCAAAGCCCTCAACGAGATTTCTTGTCTCAGAAACAATTGTCCATGTTGATAGATTTTTATCAAGAGCACAGTGAATCAAATCAAGATGGCGACAACATCCAATTTTATCTCGATGATGAATTAGTTGAGCTTAACTTTTATCAAGACAAACGGCCAGTCTTACTTGAACTCCAGCACAAGGATGAAAATTACCTAGTGATCATGAATCCTAGGATGCGCTTATATAAGTTCTACCAAATGATCTTCGATGGCTACAATCTCTATAAAATCGAAGCTGACCAAAGTTATTTTGATGATTTAGAATTGTTGCAAGGGACATTTGCTGATCATTCCTACCAGTGGCAGCTTAGTGAGGATGAGGTTGAAGAGTTTATTTCTTGTTTCGGTTACCAAATTCTTGCCCATGGGCTGATCAATAATATTGTATTATTAAGTTTTGCCTCAGGAATGGGGCCATTGAAAGTGGAAATTGCCCTAGATGTTAGTGATCGTCTCTTAAAAGCTGATTTAATCTATCATTATGGCCAGTACCAGTTATCTGATACTCCAGGAGAAAATCGTTTGCCAGAAAAGGGGATTATCTTACGAGATATTAAGGGCGAAATCCAATCCGAGCAACAACTTATTAGATTAGCCTTTGAAAAATCAGATAATCAATTTATCAATCAATTTGATAACTTTAACCAAACCATGGAAGCATTAAACGATTGTCAGAAATTCTTCCCTGATGAATGGACGGTGACTTATAGCCAACAATTAGAGGAATGGCAAAATAACGATAAGCAATTAAAAGTAGAAACTGGTAAAAATGAAGAGAATCGCTTCTTAACGATTAATTTCACCCTGGATGATGTTGATGACGATGAAGTCAATGAAATTTTAAAGGCTATCGAGCAAAACGACCAATACCTGCAGTTAGATAGTGGAAAAATTATTGATTTGAAGAAAATCATTACTCCTCAACAGAATAAGATGTTAAAACAGCTGCGTTCTGGCAATACGCATTGGGAAAATGGAGGGCAAGTTCCTGCCTACCAAAGTCTAAAATATGCAGATGCCTTAGGCCAGGCAGTGGATTTTGAACAATTCTACCAAGATATCATCCACCCAGCTCGTTCGGATTACCAAAGCAACCCAGGCTTAAAAACTGAATTAGCTCCTTATCAAAAATATGCTGTCCAGTGGCTAAGTCAATTGGCTAAATATAACCTAGGTGGACTATTAGCTGATGAAATGGGACTAGGAAAAACGGTTCAAACAGTAGCTTTTCTGTTGGATTACTTTGATAAACTGCCTCAAGCCAATGTGCTCATTTTAGCGCCAGCTTCTGTTATCTATAATTGGAAATATGAAATCCAACGCTTTGCTCCAGAGGTGAAGGTTGTGGTTTTAGATGGTAGTGCAGAAGAAAGGGAAAAACTCCGTCAGGAAAATCCCAAGGCTATATGGATTTGCTCCTATCATTCCTATCGTAATGACCAGGAAGCCTACCACCAAGAATATTTTGATATCTTGATTCTAGATGAAGCCCAAGCACTCAAGAATGAACGCACAGTCTTATACCAATCAGTCGTTAACCAAGATAGTGGTATGCGGATCGGCTTATCGGGGACTCCTTTAGAGAATAATTTAAATGAATTTTGGGCTTTGATGCAAATGATCTTACCAGGCCTATTGCCACAGAAGAAAGAATTTCAAGCCATGTCCATTGAAAGCATTCGTAAATTGGTTAGCCCCTTCGTCCTACGGCGTACCAAACAAGAAGTTCAATTGGAATTACCTGATAAGTCCGTCCATAATCGCTATGCTAGTCTAGAATCTAATCAAAAGGCTGTTTATCTTGCTTATTTAGAAGATATCCGCGATCGCCTAAAAGATAATGATGTCAATGGTTCCCACAAACACATGGAAATGCTTGCTGCAATTACCCGTTTAAGACAAATTTGCTGCCATCCAGCCCTAGTTAATTCTGACTACCAAGGAACGAGTGGAAAATTTGAATATTTCAAACGAATGTTAGAACGAGCTCTAAGCAATAACCGACGAATATTGGTCTTTTCACAATTTACATCGATGTTAGCCATCATGCAGGATTACTTGGACCAAGAGAAAATTAAATATTTTATTATTGAAGGTAAAACCAATAAAGAAAAACGCCAAGATCAAGTCAATCGCTTCAACCAAGGGGAAGGATCCGTCTTTTTAATCTCTCTAAGAGCTGGTGGGGTCGGAATTAATCTGACTGGCGCTGATACTGTCTTTCTTTATGACTTGTGGTGGAATCCTTCTGTTGAAGAACAAGCAATCGGCAGGGCGCATCGAATCGGACAAACCAAAGATGTTGAGGTTTACCGTTTTATTACCGAAGGAACTATCGAAGAGCGCATTGCTGAATTACAAGAAGAAAAACGTCATCTTTTTGATGAACTCTTCCAAGATGAAGAAATGGGAGAAAGTTCTCACTTAACTATGGATGACTTACGCTTTATTTTAGATATGCCAGCTAGTTAA
- a CDS encoding CapA family protein, whose protein sequence is MNIKGLLKALLGVFFALLIVISGAFLYQELKHSKDGQSWEFSLNPKDNFSKTSTARIFCNGDLLYHDIVYWSAEQGDGSYDFNNNFRYVKDWLNQGDLVIGDYEGTITPGRELTGYPMFNAPVEVASAIKNAGYDVMALANNHILDMGLEGVASTQKAFNDLGIDTIGVYTKAPRSTEQLLIKEVNGIKVAILNYAYGYNGMEQNLSQKEYEASMSDLDEEKMKEEINFAEENADITIVMPHMGIEYQLQPNEEQKALYHKMIDWGADLVFGGHPHVIQPSEVVNHNGENKFIIYSMGNFLSNQRIETVDNPWTERGVLMDVSLTKHGDTTKIDTIQAHPTWVNRTPNGKRGHGFDLYDYTVYVLEDWVQGGKYYGQLDHATQARVDRAYQETLDHVNLQWPKE, encoded by the coding sequence ATGAATATCAAAGGATTGTTAAAAGCGCTTTTAGGTGTTTTCTTTGCCCTGTTAATTGTTATTTCAGGAGCATTTCTCTATCAAGAATTAAAGCACTCTAAGGATGGCCAAAGTTGGGAGTTCAGCTTAAACCCTAAGGATAATTTCTCCAAAACCAGTACTGCTCGAATTTTTTGTAATGGTGACTTACTCTACCATGATATTGTGTATTGGTCGGCTGAGCAGGGAGATGGGAGCTATGATTTCAACAATAACTTCCGCTATGTTAAAGATTGGTTGAACCAGGGCGACTTGGTGATCGGTGATTATGAAGGAACGATCACACCAGGGCGTGAGCTAACTGGTTATCCCATGTTTAACGCCCCTGTGGAAGTTGCTTCAGCTATAAAGAATGCTGGTTATGATGTGATGGCCTTAGCTAACAACCATATCTTGGATATGGGATTAGAAGGCGTTGCTTCTACGCAAAAAGCTTTTAATGATTTAGGTATCGATACTATCGGAGTTTATACCAAAGCGCCACGTTCTACTGAGCAACTCTTAATTAAAGAGGTCAATGGCATTAAAGTGGCCATACTGAATTATGCTTATGGCTACAACGGTATGGAACAAAATCTGTCCCAAAAAGAATATGAGGCTTCCATGAGTGACCTTGATGAAGAAAAAATGAAGGAAGAGATTAACTTTGCTGAGGAAAATGCGGATATAACCATTGTTATGCCACATATGGGTATTGAGTATCAATTACAGCCTAATGAAGAACAAAAAGCTCTCTATCATAAGATGATTGATTGGGGAGCAGACCTGGTCTTTGGTGGTCATCCCCATGTCATTCAACCGAGCGAAGTTGTTAACCACAATGGTGAAAATAAGTTTATTATTTATTCCATGGGGAATTTCTTATCTAATCAACGGATCGAAACCGTTGACAACCCTTGGACTGAAAGAGGTGTACTGATGGATGTTAGCCTGACTAAGCATGGAGACACCACCAAGATCGACACCATCCAAGCTCATCCTACCTGGGTTAATCGAACTCCCAATGGTAAAAGAGGCCACGGCTTCGATCTATATGATTACACGGTTTATGTCTTAGAAGATTGGGTTCAAGGCGGGAAGTATTATGGTCAATTAGATCATGCGACTCAAGCCAGAGTTGATCGCGCTTACCAAGAAACGCTTGACCATGTCAATTTACAATGGCCTAAAGAATGA
- a CDS encoding sugar O-acetyltransferase, whose translation MSEREKMETGQWYDANYDEELLAMRQKAQGLAKEYNDCLLEDPQQKEAFLRQIFGYFGNNSQLLAPFYVDYGFNVSIGDDCFINYSAYFMDGAPISIGDHCFIGPFCGFYTAQHHLQIKKRNQGLERALPITVGANCWLGANVSVMPGVSIGSGAVIGAGSVVTKDIPNNALAVGVPAKVVRYIDQDEDLAD comes from the coding sequence ATGTCTGAACGCGAAAAAATGGAAACTGGTCAATGGTATGATGCTAATTACGATGAGGAATTACTAGCCATGCGACAAAAGGCCCAAGGCTTAGCTAAGGAATATAATGATTGTCTATTAGAAGATCCTCAGCAAAAGGAAGCTTTCTTACGCCAAATATTTGGTTACTTTGGGAATAATTCTCAATTACTGGCACCTTTTTATGTTGACTATGGTTTTAATGTCAGTATCGGTGATGATTGTTTTATCAATTATTCTGCCTACTTTATGGACGGGGCACCTATTAGCATAGGAGACCACTGTTTTATTGGCCCTTTTTGTGGCTTCTATACGGCACAGCACCACCTACAAATTAAAAAGCGTAACCAGGGCCTAGAGCGGGCTCTACCAATTACAGTTGGGGCAAACTGTTGGCTCGGAGCCAATGTTTCGGTGATGCCCGGCGTAAGTATTGGTTCTGGTGCAGTGATTGGTGCTGGTAGTGTGGTAACCAAGGATATTCCGAACAACGCCTTGGCAGTCGGGGTGCCAGCAAAGGTTGTTCGCTATATTGATCAAGATGAGGATTTAGCCGATTAA
- the rpsB gene encoding 30S ribosomal protein S2 yields MSQVTMKQLLEAGVHFGHQTRRWNPKMDRYIFTERNGIYIIDLQQTVKLLDKAYNVVRDIAANGGNILFVGTKKQAQQAIEEEALRCGQYYVNHRWLGGLLTNWDTIQKSIQRMRDIDRMEEDGTFDVLPKKEVSELNKEREKLENNLGGMADMPSLPDAIFVVDPRKEEIAVNEAKKLNIPIIAMVDTNCDPDDIDYVIPSNDDAIRAIRLIASTLADAVLEGNQGEDDEDASEELATDEDLEKVAAQFASENEEAEDQE; encoded by the coding sequence ATGTCACAAGTGACTATGAAACAATTATTAGAAGCAGGGGTTCACTTCGGTCACCAAACCCGTCGTTGGAATCCTAAAATGGACCGTTACATTTTTACCGAACGTAATGGCATTTATATTATTGACTTACAACAAACTGTCAAATTATTAGACAAGGCTTACAACGTGGTTCGTGATATTGCTGCTAACGGTGGTAACATCTTATTTGTTGGGACTAAGAAACAAGCCCAACAAGCTATTGAAGAAGAAGCTTTACGTTGTGGTCAATACTACGTTAACCATCGTTGGTTAGGTGGTTTGCTAACTAACTGGGACACTATCCAAAAGAGTATCCAACGCATGCGTGATATTGATCGTATGGAAGAAGACGGTACTTTTGATGTTCTCCCTAAAAAAGAAGTTTCCGAATTAAATAAAGAACGTGAAAAATTAGAAAACAACCTTGGTGGGATGGCTGATATGCCTAGCTTACCAGATGCAATTTTCGTGGTAGACCCACGTAAGGAAGAAATTGCAGTTAACGAAGCTAAGAAATTAAACATTCCAATCATTGCTATGGTCGACACTAACTGTGACCCAGATGATATTGACTATGTCATTCCTTCAAACGATGATGCAATTCGTGCTATTCGCTTAATTGCAAGTACTTTAGCAGATGCTGTCCTTGAAGGTAACCAAGGTGAAGATGACGAAGACGCAAGCGAAGAATTAGCAACAGATGAAGATTTAGAAAAAGTTGCTGCTCAATTTGCTAGTGAAAACGAAGAAGCAGAAGACCAAGAATAA
- the tsf gene encoding translation elongation factor Ts: protein MAISAKLVKQLRDQTGVGMMDAKKALQETDGDIDKAVDYLRESGQMKAAKKADRVAAEGLAKIYIEGNTAAILEVNTETDFAAKNDKFTEIIDEIGHALVQYKPQDMEEAKEKVEINGESLEDYLTQKTAIIGERINFRRFTVFEKTDDQVFGQYVHMGGKIATLVLVNSSDDQLALNLALHVSGIAPKYVSEEQIPQEERDHEREVLTEQAKNEGKPEKIIEKMVEGRMHKFYAEVCLNDQDYLLDDSMTVKELLDKEDASVEDFRRYAVGEGIERKEEDFAAEVQSQMR, encoded by the coding sequence ATGGCAATTAGTGCAAAGTTAGTTAAACAATTACGTGATCAAACTGGCGTGGGTATGATGGACGCTAAGAAGGCTCTTCAAGAAACTGATGGGGACATCGATAAGGCTGTCGACTACTTACGTGAATCTGGTCAAATGAAAGCTGCTAAGAAGGCGGATCGTGTTGCTGCTGAAGGTTTAGCAAAGATTTATATTGAAGGCAATACCGCAGCTATTTTAGAAGTAAATACTGAAACTGATTTTGCTGCAAAAAATGATAAGTTCACTGAAATTATCGATGAAATTGGACATGCCTTAGTACAATATAAGCCACAAGATATGGAAGAAGCTAAGGAAAAAGTTGAAATTAACGGCGAATCCTTAGAAGACTACCTCACTCAAAAGACTGCGATTATTGGTGAACGAATTAACTTCCGTCGTTTCACTGTTTTTGAAAAAACTGATGACCAAGTGTTCGGACAATATGTCCACATGGGTGGGAAAATTGCTACACTTGTTTTAGTAAATAGTTCTGATGACCAATTAGCTTTAAATCTTGCCTTACATGTTAGTGGGATTGCACCTAAATATGTTAGTGAAGAGCAAATTCCCCAAGAAGAACGTGATCATGAACGTGAAGTCTTGACTGAACAAGCTAAAAATGAAGGTAAGCCTGAAAAGATTATTGAAAAAATGGTTGAAGGTCGTATGCATAAATTCTATGCTGAAGTTTGCTTAAATGACCAAGACTACTTACTCGATGACAGCATGACTGTTAAAGAATTATTAGACAAAGAAGATGCTTCTGTAGAAGATTTCCGTCGCTACGCTGTAGGTGAAGGAATTGAAAGAAAAGAAGAAGATTTCGCAGCTGAAGTTCAAAGTCAAATGCGTTAA
- the pyrH gene encoding UMP kinase, whose product MSTKYKRIVLKLSGEALAGDNNFGIDPKTMKKIAQELKDVYQLGVEIAIVCGGGNIWRGKTGEEIGMERAQADYMGMLATIMNALGLQDALENLEVPTRVQTSIEMRQIAEPYIRRKAVRHLEKDRVVIFAGGTGNPYFSTDTAAALRAAEIEADVILMAKNGVDGVYTADPKVDQNAEKFSELSHTEVITKGLQVMDATASSLSMDNDIPIVVFNLNERGNIRRVVEGEEIGTTVRG is encoded by the coding sequence ATGTCTACAAAATATAAACGTATCGTTTTAAAATTGAGTGGGGAAGCCCTAGCAGGCGATAACAATTTTGGGATTGATCCTAAAACAATGAAAAAAATTGCCCAAGAACTCAAGGATGTCTACCAATTAGGGGTTGAAATAGCTATTGTCTGTGGTGGCGGAAATATTTGGCGTGGAAAAACGGGCGAAGAAATTGGTATGGAACGGGCCCAAGCAGATTATATGGGGATGCTAGCTACGATAATGAATGCCCTAGGCTTGCAAGATGCCTTGGAAAACCTAGAAGTGCCTACCCGGGTTCAAACTTCGATCGAGATGCGCCAAATTGCTGAACCTTATATTCGTCGCAAAGCCGTGCGCCATTTAGAAAAAGATCGGGTAGTCATCTTTGCTGGTGGAACAGGGAACCCATATTTTTCTACAGACACAGCTGCTGCCTTACGTGCTGCAGAAATTGAAGCGGACGTTATTTTAATGGCTAAAAATGGAGTAGACGGTGTGTATACGGCTGATCCAAAAGTCGATCAAAATGCAGAGAAATTTTCAGAACTTTCTCACACGGAAGTAATTACCAAGGGCTTACAGGTCATGGATGCAACAGCAAGTTCTTTGAGTATGGATAATGATATTCCGATTGTCGTCTTTAACCTTAACGAACGCGGAAATATTCGCCGTGTTGTTGAAGGTGAAGAAATCGGAACAACGGTAAGGGGTTAG
- the frr gene encoding ribosome recycling factor, with translation MDINNLFTETKNRMKKSEQSLQNELGKIRAGVANASLLNGIYVEYYGVDTPLNQIASITIPEPRMLMVTPYDRSALDNIDRAIQMSDIGIAPTNDGEKIRLVIPALTQERRQELSKLVGRDLEDAKIAIRNIRRDANDTIKKAEKDGEITEDDARRNEKEVQKITDEVTERLEKIASDKEDEILNS, from the coding sequence ATGGATATTAATAACTTGTTTACGGAAACAAAAAACCGTATGAAGAAGAGTGAGCAATCATTGCAGAATGAACTCGGTAAAATTCGTGCTGGTGTAGCCAATGCCAGTTTATTGAATGGTATCTACGTCGAATATTATGGGGTTGATACACCCTTAAATCAAATCGCATCAATTACTATTCCAGAGCCAAGAATGTTAATGGTGACACCATATGACCGGAGTGCCTTAGACAATATTGATCGTGCCATTCAAATGTCAGATATTGGTATAGCTCCTACTAATGATGGGGAAAAAATTCGTTTAGTCATTCCTGCTCTAACTCAGGAACGTCGTCAAGAATTGTCTAAGTTAGTTGGTCGTGATTTAGAAGACGCCAAAATTGCAATTCGAAACATTCGTCGTGATGCTAATGATACTATTAAGAAAGCAGAAAAAGACGGAGAAATCACTGAAGACGATGCTCGTCGTAATGAAAAAGAAGTCCAAAAAATTACTGACGAAGTAACTGAACGTTTGGAAAAAATTGCTAGCGATAAGGAAGATGAAATTTTAAATAGTTAA
- a CDS encoding isoprenyl transferase, translated as MNERHPFDPNLEIPQHVAIIMDGNGRWAKERGLKRTDGHHEGLKAIRRVAVAASQIGVKILTVYAFSTENWKRPRSEVSYLMKLPNLMEKELLPELIENNVQVKIMGNKDSVPKYTIQSIENAIDKTKDNTGLILNIAFNYGSRTEIVEAVKEIAGEVKSGDLDLDSIDEETISRHLMTQQLAPYNDPDFLIRSSGEVRLSNYLLWQLAYSEMYFIDTKWPDFNQTIFLSCIGEYQSRQRRYGGLK; from the coding sequence ATGAACGAAAGACATCCTTTTGACCCTAATTTAGAAATTCCCCAGCATGTTGCAATTATCATGGATGGTAACGGTCGTTGGGCGAAGGAACGTGGCTTAAAGCGTACTGATGGACACCATGAGGGCTTAAAAGCCATTCGTCGCGTCGCTGTAGCGGCCAGTCAAATTGGTGTTAAGATATTAACTGTATATGCCTTTTCTACCGAAAATTGGAAACGCCCCCGTAGTGAAGTGTCTTATCTCATGAAGTTGCCTAATTTAATGGAAAAAGAACTCTTGCCTGAATTGATTGAGAATAATGTTCAGGTTAAAATTATGGGGAATAAAGACTCAGTGCCTAAATATACTATTCAATCAATTGAAAATGCCATAGATAAGACTAAGGATAACACTGGTTTAATCCTCAATATTGCCTTTAATTATGGAAGTAGAACTGAGATAGTTGAAGCGGTAAAGGAAATCGCCGGGGAAGTTAAATCTGGGGATTTAGATCTTGACTCGATAGATGAAGAAACGATCAGCCGTCATCTCATGACTCAACAACTCGCTCCCTACAATGACCCTGATTTTTTAATTCGATCGAGTGGGGAAGTCCGGTTAAGTAATTATCTACTTTGGCAATTGGCCTATAGTGAAATGTACTTTATTGATACTAAGTGGCCTGATTTCAACCAAACAATCTTTTTATCTTGTATTGGCGAATACCAAAGCCGTCAAAGACGCTATGGGGGCCTAAAATAG
- a CDS encoding phosphatidate cytidylyltransferase, which yields MKTRTITAIIALVIFIPFLLIGGGYFEALVVLLGIVSLSELLKMMNVPLFSFEGLVTQLMMLVVLLPDRVISFIPHSLTVMDLFYAGIIFLFIAMVYFPEQMDFKRLCALAVSAVYVGIGYHYMIMTRRLGLFAVIFAFGIIWFNDSFAYLAGVHFGRHKLAPKISPNKTIEGSIGGIMAGIIYSLCLNFFDGSLNLPLLSVIILATCLCLLGQFGDLIESAIKRYFKVKDSGKILPGHGGLLDRFDSLLIVLPMFHYLVAFL from the coding sequence ATGAAGACGCGTACGATTACTGCAATTATTGCTTTAGTAATTTTCATCCCTTTCTTACTTATAGGGGGAGGGTATTTTGAAGCTTTAGTTGTTTTGTTAGGAATCGTTAGTTTGAGTGAATTACTAAAAATGATGAATGTCCCGCTTTTTTCTTTTGAGGGGCTGGTTACCCAGTTGATGATGTTGGTCGTCTTACTCCCTGATCGGGTCATATCTTTTATTCCCCATTCTCTAACTGTAATGGATCTCTTCTATGCTGGAATTATTTTTCTGTTTATAGCCATGGTTTATTTTCCTGAACAGATGGATTTTAAGCGCCTATGTGCTTTAGCTGTTTCAGCCGTTTATGTAGGAATCGGTTATCATTATATGATTATGACACGACGCTTAGGACTATTTGCTGTCATTTTTGCTTTTGGTATTATATGGTTTAATGACAGTTTTGCTTATCTAGCGGGCGTTCATTTTGGCCGCCATAAGTTAGCGCCTAAGATATCACCTAATAAAACTATTGAGGGTTCAATAGGTGGGATAATGGCAGGGATCATCTATAGCCTGTGCCTCAATTTTTTTGACGGTAGTTTAAACTTACCGCTCCTTTCAGTGATTATCTTGGCGACTTGTCTTTGCCTCTTGGGGCAATTTGGCGACCTTATTGAATCAGCCATTAAACGCTACTTTAAAGTGAAAGATAGTGGGAAAATTCTTCCCGGCCACGGCGGTTTATTGGACCGCTTTGATAGTCTCTTGATTGTCCTACCGATGTTTCATTATTTAGTGGCATTTTTGTAG
- the rseP gene encoding RIP metalloprotease RseP yields the protein MKAIIVFIIIFSVIVIFHEFGHFIMAKRSGIMVREFAIGMGPRIFHYEGEETTYTLRLLPIGGYVRMAGLEDMDEVIEPGRQIKVGFNDDQVIDLICLDSNEEDIEALPLEVMDSDLSEAMYIHGVPFGETESKRYSVSPEAYILEENGSLVKIAPLDKQFQSAPLINRLLTNIMGPINNFILGILAFILIAFLQGGVYTNAPVLGEMVEDSAAQEAGLESGDRVININDEKIDSFTDMQKIVSQHPDQEVNFTVERDQEQKSIAVQVGAVETDKGQKIGQIGVRAPQNKSFGAKIAHGFKATWAIVVGIISAIASMVVNGFDINNFGGPVYMYQATSQTVEVGFIAVLQLMAYLTVNLGIVNLLPFPALDGGKAFLNIIEAIRGKALSVRTEGIINLIGFVLLMVLMIAVTWNDILRLF from the coding sequence ATGAAAGCAATTATCGTTTTTATTATTATTTTCAGCGTTATCGTGATATTCCATGAATTTGGCCACTTTATCATGGCTAAACGGTCAGGGATTATGGTTCGTGAGTTTGCTATTGGTATGGGACCTCGTATTTTTCATTATGAAGGAGAAGAAACCACTTATACCCTACGTCTTTTACCAATTGGTGGCTATGTGCGGATGGCTGGTCTTGAAGATATGGATGAAGTCATTGAACCTGGACGACAAATTAAAGTTGGCTTTAATGATGATCAAGTGATTGATTTAATTTGCTTAGACAGTAACGAGGAAGATATTGAGGCTCTCCCATTGGAAGTGATGGATAGTGACTTGTCTGAGGCTATGTATATTCATGGGGTCCCATTTGGTGAAACTGAATCCAAAAGATATTCTGTTAGCCCAGAAGCCTATATTTTGGAAGAAAATGGTAGCCTAGTGAAAATCGCTCCGCTCGACAAACAGTTCCAATCAGCCCCTTTAATTAACCGTCTGTTAACTAATATCATGGGGCCAATCAATAATTTTATTTTAGGTATCTTAGCCTTTATCCTTATCGCCTTTCTTCAAGGTGGTGTTTATACCAATGCTCCAGTCTTAGGGGAAATGGTTGAGGACTCAGCTGCTCAAGAAGCGGGATTAGAAAGTGGAGACCGGGTCATCAATATTAATGATGAGAAGATTGATAGCTTTACCGATATGCAAAAAATTGTCAGTCAACACCCTGATCAAGAAGTCAATTTTACCGTTGAACGTGACCAAGAGCAAAAATCCATCGCTGTTCAAGTGGGAGCAGTCGAAACGGATAAAGGTCAAAAAATCGGGCAAATCGGAGTACGTGCACCTCAAAATAAGTCCTTTGGGGCTAAGATCGCTCATGGATTTAAAGCCACTTGGGCTATTGTTGTTGGGATTATTAGTGCTATAGCTTCCATGGTCGTTAATGGTTTCGATATTAATAACTTTGGCGGTCCGGTTTATATGTACCAAGCGACCTCTCAAACTGTAGAAGTCGGTTTTATTGCTGTTCTACAATTAATGGCTTATCTGACTGTGAATTTAGGCATAGTCAACCTCCTGCCTTTCCCAGCCCTTGATGGGGGGAAGGCCTTCCTCAATATTATTGAAGCCATACGTGGGAAAGCTTTAAGTGTTCGGACAGAGGGGATTATTAATTTAATTGGTTTTGTCTTATTAATGGTCTTAATGATAGCCGTGACCTGGAATGATATCTTACGATTATTTTAA